Sequence from the Mesorhizobium sp. PAMC28654 genome:
GTCGCCAGGATGGTGTCGAAGGCGGTGGCGAAGGACAGCGTGACGATGGCGAGGTTGATGCCGCGTAGTCGCAGCGCCGGCAGGCCGATGGCGACGCCGAGCGGCACCGCCGCCAGCCCGCCGATGAGGATCCAGACAGGCAAGCCGCCCGGCGCTTCGGCAAGGTTAAGATAGCCGACTGTCCAGGCGCCCACGCCGGCAAACGACATCTGGCAGAGCGCGATCATGCCGGTGCGGCCGGCGACGAGGCCCAGGCTCTGCAACGCGACGCCGGTGATCAGCACCGAGGTGGCCAGGAACACCCAGTAGGACGGCAGCAGGCCGGCGATCACGCCGCCAAGGACGATCGCTGCGATGATGACTATCAGCGAGGCCTTCAGACTAGCGTGCTTCATCCCAACGGGCCTCCCGTTGCGACCAGAGCAGAACGGCGAGCACGACCAGGAACGGAATGGCGCTGCGGTACTGGCTGATGCTGTCGACCGAGCTTGCCATGCCTTCGACCAGCCCAAGCACGATGCCGCCGGCCAGCGTGCGCCAGAAGCTGCGGAACAGGCCGACAAGGGCCGCCGCCAGCGCCGGCACGACGAGCAGGCTGAGCGTCATGAAATTCGGCGAGCGCTGCGGCGCGATGATCATCAGCGCGAAGGTGGTGAAGGCGCCGGTCATGCCCCAGACCAGCAGCGACAGCAGCTGCACCCTGATGCCGAGCAGTTCGGCCGCCATCGGCCGGTCGGCCAGCGCGCGCAGATTGAGCCCGACCTTGGTGTTGTTGAGGAACAGGTCGGCAAGGATGGTGAACAGCGCCGCCAGCCCGATCGTCAGCACCGAGGCGATCGTCACCTCGACGCCGGCCATGCGGAAGGCGGAGCCTGGAAACAGTTCCGGCATGTTATGCGGATGCTGGCCCCCGGTCAGCCGAAGCCCGATGGCGATGATGCCGACCAGCAGCGCCACGGTGACCGCCGCCTTGGTCGAGGCGCTGGCCTCTCCGAACCACCGTGTCATGATGTAGCCAATAAGAACGCCGACCACCGTGCCGGCGGCGATGCCGGCCAGCACCAACGGCCAGATCGGAAAGCCGGCTTCATAGAGCACGATCAGCACGAAGGTTCCCGCCGTGCCGATCGCGGCGCCGGTGAAATTGACCACGGCGACCAGCCGGTAGGTGAAGACGGCGCAGACGCCGAGCAAGGCATAGGTACCTCCGGCTGCCAGTCCCGCCACGGCGGATGTGAGCAATGCGTTCATCAGATGTCCTGGTTGAAAAATGGTCCGCCACACTTTCGAAGTCGGCGCCGCCCCTCATTGCCCTGCCGGGCATTTCTCCCCGTGTAGAGACGGGGAGAAAGAGGCTGTCCGCAACGCCAGCACTCTTCCTGCGGCGTTGGTGGTTGGCGAAACCGTCGACGACAGCGCCCTTCTCCCCGTCACTATACGGGGAGAGGATGCCGGCAGGCAGGTGAGGGGCAGCGCCAACGCCGGAAAGACATTCACTTTACCTGCGGCAGCACGACCCAGTCCGGCGTCTCGACCGTCCAGGCGCCCTTTTCCAGCTTCATCACCTTGGTCGCCTGCATCGGCGAGTGGACCTTGGCCTTGCCGAAGACGTAAGCGCTGCCGGAAAGCGGATTGGTGATCGGCTGCATATCGTGCAGCGCCTTGGTCACGCTTTCGCGCGTCACCTCGCCGTCAATGGAAGCCACCACCTTGAGGAACAGCTGGGCGGCGAGATAGCCGCCTTGCGAGAAGGCGGTCAGCGGCCGGCCGGCCTTCTGCATGTCGGCCACCCATTGCGCGTTGGCGGCCGAGCTCTTCTCGGTAAAGGGCTCCCATTCGGTGCCGACATAGATCGGCTGTTTGGTGTCGGCGAGCGCCGAGGCGACCTGCTCGGTGTAGCCCGGCGCCAGGAACAGCCAGTTGATGCCGGTGATCTTCTGCGCATCGACCGTCTTGATCAGTTGCACAACCTGCGGTTCGACCTGGTTGGTCAGCACCGCGTCGCAGCCGGCGTCGCGCGCCTTGATGACATAGGGCGTCAGATCGCCCTGGAAGGGCAGTGTCAGGTCGATGAGATGGATCTTCTTGCCCGAGATCTTCTCCCAGTTCTCGATCGCCTTCTTGTAGGCCTCCTGGGTGCCGCCGATGATGATGAAGAAGGCGCACAGCTTCTGGCTCTTCAGCTGATTGGCGGCGTAGTAGGCCATGGCGGTGGAGAGCGTGTAGGGTCCGACATTGACCGGCGCCACATTGGGCGAGGAGAAGCAGGCGGCGTCGACGCCGAGGCCCTGCACCGAGAGGATCTTCTTGCGGCTGTAGGTGGCGGAATTGACCGCGCAGTCGAGCAGGCTGCCCGAACCAACCAGCGCCACCGCTTCCTTGTTGTCGATCAGGTCGCGCGCCGCCTGCGCGGCCACCGCCGGATCGGCCTTGTCGTCGGCGATGGTGTAATCGATCTTGCAGCCATTGATGCCGCCGGCGGCGTTGACGGCATCGAAGGCGGCCTTGGTCGCCTTCGGCACTTCACTGAAATCGGCGGGACCGGTGATGGTCGACACCGCGCCGACCTTGATCGTCCCGTCCTTGCAGGTCGGGCCGGCGGCAGAAGCCGTCCCGATCATCGCGCCAAGGCTTATGCCGGCAAGTGCTGTTGCGAATAGGCTGGATTTCCACTGCATGTCCTACACTCCCATTTTTTCTTCATGCATTTTCAAGTTCACGCGGCGTTGCGCACCGGCCGCTGGATGCTGGCGGCGTCGATGGCGGCGAACTTCGTCAATGTCCGCGCGATGGTCTCTCGCGCGATGTCGCGCACGATGAAGACCAGTCGCGTGCGCCGGTCGTCGGATGGCCACGCATCGAGCCGCACCGGCGGATGGAAGACATGCTGCACACCGTGCAGGACGAGCGGCCGCTCCGGCTCGTCGGTGACATTCACAAGGCCTTTCAACCGCAGCAGGTCCTCGCCCTTCAGCGCCGCGACATAATCGAGCCAACGGGCGAAGGCCGCCCACTCGATGGGTTCGTCGATGACGAAACTGTATGACTGGATGCCGTGATGGGCGTGGCCATGGTGATGGTGATGTTCGTGAGCGCAATCCGCGCCGCATTCATGGTCCGCGGCCGGTACGTCCAGCCAGGCAGCGACCCGGTCCGGATCGACCGCCGCGCCAAGGTGCTGGTTGTCCATGATGTCGAAATCCGGCTCGCCATTGTGCGCCAGGCTTTGCCTTGCTGCCGGCGCAAGATGAGCCAGCCGGTGTTGCAATTCGCCCAGAGCCTCCCCCGAAACCAGATCGGTCTTGGTGACCAGCAACCGGTCGGCGACCGCGACCTGCTTGGCCGCCTCCGCATGCCGGTCGAGCGTCGACCAGCCATTGACAGCATCGACGGTGGTGACGACGCCGGCGACAAAATAGCGGCCTGCGAGCTCCGGCTCGGCCATCAGCGTGTGCAGGATCGGGGCGGGATCGGCGAGGCCCGTCGTCTCGATGATGACGTGGGTGAGATCAGGCACCTCACCGGCACGACCGCGCCGGTCGAGCTCCTTCAGCGTCGCCACCAGATCGCCACGCACCGTGCAGCAGACGCAGCCATTGTCGAGCAGCGTGAATTGCTCTTCG
This genomic interval carries:
- a CDS encoding branched-chain amino acid ABC transporter permease gives rise to the protein MNALLTSAVAGLAAGGTYALLGVCAVFTYRLVAVVNFTGAAIGTAGTFVLIVLYEAGFPIWPLVLAGIAAGTVVGVLIGYIMTRWFGEASASTKAAVTVALLVGIIAIGLRLTGGQHPHNMPELFPGSAFRMAGVEVTIASVLTIGLAALFTILADLFLNNTKVGLNLRALADRPMAAELLGIRVQLLSLLVWGMTGAFTTFALMIIAPQRSPNFMTLSLLVVPALAAALVGLFRSFWRTLAGGIVLGLVEGMASSVDSISQYRSAIPFLVVLAVLLWSQREARWDEAR
- a CDS encoding ABC transporter substrate-binding protein, which produces MQWKSSLFATALAGISLGAMIGTASAAGPTCKDGTIKVGAVSTITGPADFSEVPKATKAAFDAVNAAGGINGCKIDYTIADDKADPAVAAQAARDLIDNKEAVALVGSGSLLDCAVNSATYSRKKILSVQGLGVDAACFSSPNVAPVNVGPYTLSTAMAYYAANQLKSQKLCAFFIIIGGTQEAYKKAIENWEKISGKKIHLIDLTLPFQGDLTPYVIKARDAGCDAVLTNQVEPQVVQLIKTVDAQKITGINWLFLAPGYTEQVASALADTKQPIYVGTEWEPFTEKSSAANAQWVADMQKAGRPLTAFSQGGYLAAQLFLKVVASIDGEVTRESVTKALHDMQPITNPLSGSAYVFGKAKVHSPMQATKVMKLEKGAWTVETPDWVVLPQVK
- a CDS encoding CobW family GTP-binding protein, giving the protein MSGPDGSHDAPVPVTIVTGFLGSGKTTVLNRLLRRPSLAGAAVIINEFGAIGLDHLLIEASEEQFTLLDNGCVCCTVRGDLVATLKELDRRGRAGEVPDLTHVIIETTGLADPAPILHTLMAEPELAGRYFVAGVVTTVDAVNGWSTLDRHAEAAKQVAVADRLLVTKTDLVSGEALGELQHRLAHLAPAARQSLAHNGEPDFDIMDNQHLGAAVDPDRVAAWLDVPAADHECGADCAHEHHHHHGHAHHGIQSYSFVIDEPIEWAAFARWLDYVAALKGEDLLRLKGLVNVTDEPERPLVLHGVQHVFHPPVRLDAWPSDDRRTRLVFIVRDIARETIARTLTKFAAIDAASIQRPVRNAA